The following coding sequences lie in one Deltaproteobacteria bacterium genomic window:
- a CDS encoding ATP-dependent RNA helicase: MTNAPVNLPIDSLEPQLKERLKTHVEPTVVVAPTGSGKSTRLPGWMAEALQGKVLIVEPRRVACRSLAKFLAGQRNEELGQSVGYRVRFEDHSSEKTQLLFVTPGVALRMMASKAIEDYAGVMLDEFHERSWETDLILALMVERFSKIRWLITSATIDAETLASRYQAKVMHSLGRTFPVSLHHLESRPSPSLDDLAETVFQVVGDILKLEGSQAGERYTPPVANLEDSDSGNQGRDILVFLPGKGEIGACRNACLPLQKKYSDFEIVIVHGGVPTGELNAAFQASNRGRRRLYLSTNVAETSVTLPGVGWVVDSGLVRMRIHRGGRTVLALVSTSMASMEQRRGRAGRLRPGRCIRLFSKRYSPDPHPAPEMERMELDEVILRAASVGLVGNAFRDGAFPASLKEFAYERAMGRLLEIRLLDEAGSMTELGQAIAKLPVSIDEARVLVDAPKKLRGTLCDLVALMGRGDRLLLPMQSIRGEEKREDVMEARKELLMNCRHEVDTLLLLLHEGQSQRHHLNNTALKDTRKLSGLLRKLFQLSSKGDLDISAGHLAQVSRHLLRRVPEWVFVLRKRVEGKAPPRKKSRSMGEPWGNGGEEILLESFTPPFMKEPTKEVKAGIVLSQMWLGTNRGIQVSGVGRMLLPCPLKMLVEEDFGELEVTEARLPKGGGQSSAQKEGFLVSLDKWPRLNVITANQRRTYAGRVLDSSSAALKGRPLRMALAEMVAHGRWAPDLGLWLASELRAWFMSHHWGQELGYETMGDALPTPPNLLPLEENNRSRAVKSEYLGVQDYLLAKLQALGFEGVSDWELMGADDLKAPLDGLFHKKEAILKDFPVRWQHQGACYRTVVYANQRSVTLEPMNQNASKGKEPAGGLVPRFRGFSVYYQKADRNIKIR, translated from the coding sequence ATGACGAACGCGCCTGTGAACCTCCCCATTGATAGTCTAGAGCCCCAGCTTAAGGAGCGGCTCAAGACACACGTCGAACCTACGGTGGTGGTGGCTCCCACGGGCAGTGGTAAATCCACCCGTTTGCCGGGCTGGATGGCGGAGGCTCTTCAGGGCAAGGTGCTGATTGTAGAGCCTAGGCGGGTGGCGTGCCGCTCCCTGGCGAAATTCTTGGCGGGTCAACGCAATGAAGAGTTGGGCCAGTCGGTGGGGTATCGCGTTCGTTTTGAAGACCACTCAAGCGAAAAGACTCAGCTCCTATTTGTTACTCCCGGCGTTGCCCTGCGTATGATGGCTTCCAAGGCCATCGAAGACTATGCGGGGGTGATGCTCGATGAGTTTCATGAGCGAAGCTGGGAGACAGATCTCATCTTGGCCCTCATGGTGGAACGGTTTTCTAAGATACGGTGGCTTATCACTTCAGCAACCATCGATGCGGAAACATTGGCCAGCCGATATCAAGCAAAAGTGATGCACTCACTGGGCCGAACTTTCCCCGTAAGTCTTCACCATTTGGAGTCGCGCCCGAGCCCCAGCTTAGATGACCTAGCCGAGACGGTGTTCCAAGTGGTTGGAGATATCTTGAAGTTGGAGGGTTCTCAGGCAGGGGAGCGTTATACGCCACCGGTTGCGAATCTCGAAGACTCCGACTCTGGAAATCAAGGTCGCGATATTCTCGTTTTCCTTCCCGGTAAAGGCGAAATCGGGGCGTGCAGGAATGCCTGCTTGCCCCTTCAGAAAAAATATTCCGATTTTGAGATTGTGATTGTTCACGGCGGGGTCCCCACCGGTGAACTGAACGCTGCTTTTCAGGCCTCAAACCGGGGCAGGCGAAGACTCTATCTTTCCACCAATGTGGCGGAGACATCGGTGACCCTCCCGGGGGTTGGATGGGTGGTGGACTCTGGTTTGGTACGGATGCGGATTCATCGCGGAGGACGGACGGTTTTGGCCTTAGTGTCTACTTCCATGGCCTCCATGGAGCAGCGGCGTGGCCGAGCGGGAAGATTGAGGCCGGGTCGCTGTATTCGCCTCTTCTCGAAGCGCTATTCGCCCGATCCCCATCCAGCACCGGAGATGGAACGCATGGAGCTGGACGAGGTGATTCTTCGCGCGGCCTCGGTAGGTCTTGTGGGGAATGCTTTTCGTGACGGTGCTTTCCCCGCAAGCTTGAAAGAGTTTGCTTATGAGCGTGCCATGGGCCGGCTTCTGGAGATCCGGTTATTGGATGAAGCGGGGAGCATGACTGAGCTTGGGCAGGCCATCGCTAAGCTACCGGTTTCCATTGATGAAGCGCGTGTCCTCGTGGATGCGCCAAAGAAGCTCCGAGGTACCCTTTGCGACTTGGTAGCTTTGATGGGACGGGGGGACCGATTGCTTCTTCCTATGCAAAGTATCCGGGGGGAAGAGAAGCGAGAAGATGTGATGGAGGCTCGTAAAGAGCTCTTGATGAATTGCCGGCACGAGGTCGACACGCTCTTGCTCTTACTTCACGAAGGCCAAAGCCAGCGTCACCACTTGAATAATACGGCACTTAAAGACACGCGGAAATTGAGCGGCCTTTTACGGAAACTCTTCCAACTTTCTTCCAAGGGTGACCTTGATATTTCTGCCGGTCATTTGGCGCAGGTGAGTCGACATCTTCTTCGGCGGGTACCGGAATGGGTATTCGTGTTGCGAAAGCGCGTGGAAGGGAAGGCTCCACCTCGGAAAAAATCGAGATCTATGGGTGAGCCCTGGGGGAACGGCGGGGAGGAAATTCTCCTTGAAAGTTTTACCCCACCTTTTATGAAGGAACCCACCAAAGAGGTGAAAGCCGGAATTGTCTTGTCGCAAATGTGGTTGGGGACAAACCGGGGAATTCAAGTGAGCGGGGTGGGCCGGATGCTTTTGCCCTGTCCCCTTAAAATGTTGGTGGAGGAGGATTTTGGGGAATTGGAAGTGACGGAGGCACGGCTCCCCAAAGGTGGGGGTCAAAGCTCGGCTCAGAAGGAAGGTTTCCTGGTTTCTTTGGATAAATGGCCTCGCTTAAACGTCATTACCGCCAATCAACGTCGGACCTATGCTGGGCGTGTTTTGGATTCGTCGAGCGCGGCACTCAAAGGCCGACCTCTTCGCATGGCCTTGGCGGAGATGGTGGCCCATGGGCGATGGGCGCCGGACTTGGGGCTGTGGTTGGCTTCTGAGTTAAGGGCTTGGTTTATGAGCCATCATTGGGGGCAAGAACTCGGTTATGAGACCATGGGTGATGCATTGCCCACGCCGCCCAATCTTTTGCCCCTCGAAGAAAATAATCGGAGTCGCGCGGTAAAATCCGAGTATTTGGGTGTGCAAGACTATTTGTTGGCGAAGCTGCAGGCGTTAGGTTTCGAAGGTGTTTCAGATTGGGAATTGATGGGTGCCGATGACCTAAAGGCACCCCTGGATGGACTCTTTCATAAAAAGGAAGCTATTCTGAAGGATTTCCCCGTACGGTGGCAACACCAGGGTGCTTGCTATCGCACTGTCGTTTACGCAAACCAGCGTTCGGTGACTTTAGAGCCGATGAATCAGAATGCATCTAAGGGAAAAGAACCAGCGGGCGGGTTGGTTCCGAGGTTTCGGGGATTTTCGGTCTACTATCAAAAGGCCGACCGGAATATTAAAATTCGCTGA